A stretch of the Archangium violaceum genome encodes the following:
- a CDS encoding DUF5335 family protein: protein MASTIEIPRENWALYFERLGRQAQTYPVRIEVENQDIGDQEMARRLPLVGIDLETKGSEVGDIEVTVGDADQNFMHHIDEPTRVFLMVDDSGNIDCIEIEDGAEGKTIIFFEKHPGLPATALLSSRVEDEQPAPGP, encoded by the coding sequence ATGGCCAGCACAATTGAGATTCCACGAGAGAACTGGGCCCTCTATTTCGAGCGACTCGGCCGGCAGGCGCAGACCTATCCGGTCCGGATCGAGGTGGAGAATCAGGACATAGGCGATCAGGAGATGGCTCGCAGGCTCCCCCTCGTGGGGATCGACCTGGAGACGAAGGGCTCGGAGGTGGGCGACATCGAGGTGACGGTGGGCGACGCCGACCAGAACTTCATGCACCACATCGATGAGCCGACCCGCGTCTTCCTGATGGTGGACGACTCCGGGAACATCGACTGCATCGAGATCGAGGACGGGGCCGAGGGAAAGACGATCATCTTCTTCGAGAAGCACCCCGGGTTGCCGGCCACGGCCCTGTTGAGCTCCCGCGTCGAGGACGAGCAGCCGGCGCCCGGTCCCTGA
- a CDS encoding phosphoenolpyruvate carboxykinase (GTP), which produces MASTHTAGLQGNAPTKNAELLAWVTKMAQMTQPDSIVWCDGSEEEKQRFTDLAVREGILIPLNQQKRPGCYLHRSNPNDVARVEHLTFICTTNKEDAGPTNNWMEPESAYTKLTHLFTGCMKGRTMYVVPYVMGPLGSPFAKIGVELTDSVYVALNMRIMTRMGKPALDMLGDSNDFNRGLHSTGDLNPDRRYICHFPQDNTIWSFGSGYGGNVLLGKKCLALRIGSYLGQHEGWLAEHMLILGVTSPRGETTYVAAAFPSACGKTNFAMMVPPKEYEGWKIETVGDDIAWMRVGPDGRLWAINPEAGYFGVAPGTNYKSNPNAMASVARDTIFTNVAMTPDGDVWWEGMDGEVPEELTDWQGRPWKKGSTEKAAHPNSRFTAPASNNPVLSPKVNDPMGVPISAIIFGGRRSSTVPLVLQAFNWTHGVFLGATMGSETTAAATGKVGVVRRDPMAMLPFCGYHMGDYLQHWLNMQKKITHPPKIFQVNWFRQDKNGKFIWPGFGENMRVLEWIVNRVHGRVPTEETLLGWVPRADQGLNLKGLDITQEAVSEVTSIKEDEWKVELKSQEPFFESLGLKAPEALTLQRKLLISRLGS; this is translated from the coding sequence ATGGCTTCGACCCACACCGCAGGGCTCCAGGGCAACGCTCCCACGAAGAACGCGGAGCTGCTGGCCTGGGTGACGAAGATGGCGCAGATGACCCAGCCGGACAGCATCGTCTGGTGCGACGGCTCGGAGGAAGAGAAGCAGCGCTTCACCGACCTGGCGGTGAGGGAGGGCATCCTCATCCCGCTCAACCAGCAGAAGCGCCCCGGTTGCTATCTGCACCGCTCCAACCCCAATGACGTGGCGCGCGTGGAGCACCTCACGTTCATCTGCACCACCAACAAGGAGGATGCCGGCCCCACCAACAACTGGATGGAGCCCGAGTCCGCCTACACCAAGCTGACCCACCTGTTCACCGGCTGCATGAAGGGCCGCACCATGTACGTGGTGCCCTACGTCATGGGTCCGCTGGGCAGCCCCTTCGCCAAGATTGGCGTGGAGCTGACCGACAGCGTCTACGTCGCGCTCAACATGCGGATCATGACCCGTATGGGGAAGCCGGCGCTGGACATGCTGGGTGACTCCAACGACTTCAACCGCGGCCTGCACAGCACGGGCGATCTCAACCCGGACCGCCGCTACATCTGCCACTTCCCCCAGGACAACACCATCTGGAGCTTCGGCAGCGGATATGGCGGCAACGTGCTGCTGGGCAAGAAATGCCTCGCGCTGCGCATCGGCAGCTACCTCGGCCAGCACGAGGGGTGGCTCGCCGAGCACATGCTCATCCTCGGCGTCACCAGCCCCAGGGGTGAGACCACGTACGTGGCGGCCGCCTTCCCGTCCGCGTGCGGCAAGACGAACTTCGCGATGATGGTCCCGCCCAAGGAGTACGAGGGCTGGAAGATCGAGACGGTGGGCGACGACATCGCCTGGATGCGCGTGGGTCCGGACGGGCGCCTGTGGGCCATCAACCCCGAGGCCGGCTACTTCGGCGTGGCCCCCGGCACCAACTACAAGAGCAACCCCAACGCCATGGCCTCCGTGGCCCGCGACACCATCTTCACCAACGTGGCCATGACGCCCGACGGCGACGTGTGGTGGGAGGGCATGGACGGCGAGGTGCCCGAGGAGCTCACCGACTGGCAGGGCCGGCCCTGGAAGAAGGGCAGCACGGAGAAGGCGGCGCACCCCAACAGCCGATTCACCGCGCCCGCGTCCAACAACCCGGTCCTCAGCCCCAAGGTCAACGACCCGATGGGCGTGCCCATCTCCGCCATCATCTTCGGCGGCCGTCGCTCCAGCACCGTCCCGCTGGTCCTCCAGGCCTTCAACTGGACCCACGGCGTGTTCCTGGGCGCCACCATGGGCAGCGAGACCACCGCCGCCGCCACCGGCAAGGTGGGCGTGGTGCGCCGCGACCCCATGGCCATGCTGCCCTTCTGCGGCTACCACATGGGTGACTACCTGCAGCACTGGCTGAACATGCAGAAGAAGATCACCCACCCGCCGAAGATCTTCCAGGTCAACTGGTTCCGGCAGGACAAGAACGGCAAGTTCATCTGGCCGGGCTTCGGCGAGAACATGCGCGTGCTCGAGTGGATCGTGAACCGCGTCCACGGCCGCGTCCCCACCGAGGAGACGCTGCTGGGCTGGGTGCCGCGCGCCGACCAGGGCCTCAACCTCAAGGGCCTGGACATCACCCAGGAGGCCGTCTCCGAGGTCACCTCCATCAAGGAGGACGAGTGGAAGGTGGAGCTCAAGAGCCAGGAGCCGTTCTTCGAGTCCCTGGGCCTCAAGGCCCCCGAGGCGCTCACGCTGCAGCGCAAGCTGCTCATCTCGCGTCTGGGCTCCTGA
- the gspG gene encoding type II secretion system major pseudopilin GspG — MSLNMSLKKTRGPRCRRQRGMTLIEIMVVITILGLIMAVVGVAVIPKLDEAKQRTAKMDIGNIHNALKLYYAKKGRFPDTATGLRALVETQALEQMPRDPWGNEYVYLYEGGKPIVTSYGGDGVSGGEGIDADISSRDLQKDAVASR; from the coding sequence ATGAGCCTGAACATGAGCCTGAAGAAGACGCGCGGTCCGCGGTGCCGCCGCCAGCGTGGCATGACCCTCATCGAGATCATGGTGGTGATCACCATCCTCGGCTTGATCATGGCAGTGGTGGGTGTGGCCGTGATTCCCAAGCTCGACGAGGCGAAGCAGCGCACGGCGAAGATGGACATCGGGAACATCCACAACGCGCTCAAGCTCTACTACGCGAAGAAGGGACGCTTCCCGGACACGGCCACGGGTCTGCGCGCGCTGGTGGAGACGCAGGCCCTGGAGCAGATGCCCAGGGATCCCTGGGGCAACGAGTACGTGTACCTGTACGAGGGCGGCAAGCCCATCGTCACCTCCTATGGCGGTGACGGCGTGTCCGGTGGCGAGGGGATCGACGCGGACATCTCGTCACGCGATCTCCAGAAGGATGCCGTGGCGAGCAGGTAG
- a CDS encoding type I polyketide synthase — MDAIAVVGLGCVLPNALRVSDFWASVSTGRVSLSKVPARAWDHSLYYHPDRTRPDRAHAELGGFINDFVFDWRKYKVTPADAQQVNPFQWMILEAGTQALSEVRVLPRDTTGILLGATSLGWQRDSGMHIRLEDMLDAVRATDEFRSLPTTRQQEVLEVTAQRLRARLKECSDDNVVGSSASVAVGRINMHFDLKGAHYSVDAGYSSSLAALDLAVRGLRDGEFDLAVAGGVSEMLTPLEFIAFSKLGGLSVKGHVRPFSDECDGTLLGEGVSLLALKRLEDAERDGETIYAVLRGVGGSSDGRGKSLVAPRREGQALAMRRAIEDAGVEPDSIQYVECHATGTPVGDVSEVQALASVYGGAPSGAIALGSVKANIGHLRAGAGAAGLLKAVLALHHGQIPPQPGVERVNPKLELERTPFYVPRKAQPFRPGTTPRAAVSSFSFGGNNFHAVLEAYRPGGERSKTPARRRQEEPLAIIGMGGMFPGASDIETLWKKLLEGHDATREVPKDRWKAERYSHPDRKDRTYTKLGCWLDQLPSPTMEMRIPPAAWASLDPSHVVTLLSAEQALKDAGYVPDKWNRDRVALALGFLPYQGIKFLADTRVRWAEFARELRETLEKSGLPENLRLAILDNAEERYKAGLPPISEDSLTGYLGSLNAGRISSLYDFHGPHMVMDSACASSLAALHASWKMLQHREADVVLTGGVWADMSPEFFIAGCRFNALSGKGSRPFNANADGFVPGEGAGILVLKRLSDAEKDKDRIHAVIRSIAGSSDGKGRSVLPPSEMGETLAMRRALTAANVPPASVDYVECHGTGTALGDVVETKSTHNAYYVEGRTRPILIGSVKSNIGHLNAAAGAAGMIKVTRSMQEGLIPRSLKSEPRNPKIPQGVEVVTDNRPWPAPPSGSPRRAGVSSFGVGGSNFHAILEEYKAPPSRPEKKEGEPADGEPRLVAVAGADARACLEQLNALCEQQGPLEDTRRTPEGPWRVAVTARTREELRKKRDFLRKAVETGGDLEPLGQSGIFAAGPDSPLRGAKVAITFPGQGGQYANMLRPLARAYPVVARTLEEADRVYLRLTGRTLTGSFYTEDAKNYRQNDEDIHAAVFLVNVALYRLLVSHGIHADLLIGQSAGELAALVAAGTLTLEEGLRAIHSRTVAVLEMPTEDPGQMAALACASELVPELIAGLPGYATLAADNGPRACIVSADRRALPVLVERCTARGIECTVLAVSHGYHSELIGAARPAYQRVLDGLSFRAPSVRLISTIDAADYGSRPLREYPAFLTSQFVEPVRLRQAIGEAHRQGARIFIEAGPKWSLTQFTREILKGQQHGAIASIHPKVGDMEQFKRVVGYSFVNGVGQLSADAGAEVEQMLLQLPLDGVLEPATALKVAIALGNEFGVDASVAQPENLRTFEAIIALVEQLRTGQAATGTVAASAPKEPPAPAAAAAQPETTVLKSIALESEVRRVLMDTVVAKTGYPEDMLELDLDLEADLGIDTVKQVDIFARTREAFGVSRDPNRALRDFNTLRKVIDHIVERVLSASGASAPAPAAAAPAPAPAAWTAPPPAAAQAPVVPAAPVAPPASNPAVPTAIAASLNLAAQVREVLMRNVVEKTGYPEDMLELDLDLEADLGIDTVKQVDIFARTREAFGVSRDPNRALREFNTLRKVIDHIVERAQSLGAAPSATATAASALASAVAAAPPSAEEPAKRSGGGGPRSVRDALMSMDLRQAGVKNEELRKLGEAMSAHLGVAAPDTGKVRSLGELVQHLIKDR; from the coding sequence ATGGATGCCATCGCCGTGGTAGGATTGGGTTGCGTCCTGCCGAACGCCCTCCGCGTCTCCGACTTCTGGGCCAGTGTTTCCACCGGCAGGGTGTCGCTCTCGAAGGTCCCTGCTCGCGCCTGGGACCACTCGCTCTACTACCACCCGGATCGCACCCGGCCGGATCGGGCCCATGCCGAGCTCGGTGGCTTCATCAACGACTTCGTCTTCGACTGGCGCAAGTACAAGGTGACGCCGGCCGACGCCCAGCAGGTCAACCCCTTCCAGTGGATGATCCTCGAGGCGGGCACCCAGGCCCTCTCCGAGGTGCGCGTCCTGCCCCGGGACACCACGGGCATCCTGCTCGGGGCCACCAGCCTCGGATGGCAGCGCGACAGCGGGATGCACATCCGCCTGGAGGACATGCTGGACGCGGTGCGCGCCACGGACGAGTTCCGCTCGCTGCCCACCACCCGGCAGCAGGAGGTGCTGGAGGTCACCGCCCAGCGGCTGCGCGCGCGCCTCAAGGAGTGCAGTGACGACAACGTGGTGGGCTCCTCGGCCAGCGTGGCCGTCGGGCGCATCAACATGCACTTCGATCTCAAGGGCGCGCACTACTCGGTGGACGCGGGGTACTCGTCCTCGCTGGCGGCCCTGGACCTCGCCGTGCGCGGGCTGCGCGATGGGGAGTTCGACCTGGCGGTGGCCGGCGGTGTGAGCGAGATGCTGACGCCGCTGGAGTTCATCGCCTTCTCCAAGCTGGGCGGGCTCTCCGTCAAGGGCCACGTCCGGCCCTTCTCGGACGAGTGTGACGGCACCCTGCTGGGCGAGGGCGTGTCGCTGCTCGCCCTCAAGCGGCTGGAGGACGCGGAGCGCGACGGGGAGACCATCTACGCGGTGCTGCGCGGCGTGGGCGGCTCCTCGGACGGCCGGGGCAAGTCGTTGGTGGCACCGCGGCGCGAGGGCCAGGCGCTGGCCATGCGCCGTGCCATCGAGGACGCGGGCGTGGAGCCGGACTCCATCCAGTACGTGGAGTGCCATGCCACGGGCACCCCGGTGGGTGACGTCAGCGAGGTGCAGGCGCTGGCGAGCGTGTACGGTGGTGCTCCGAGTGGCGCCATCGCGCTCGGCTCGGTGAAGGCCAACATCGGACACCTGCGCGCGGGCGCGGGCGCGGCCGGGCTCCTCAAGGCCGTGCTCGCGCTGCACCACGGGCAGATTCCCCCGCAGCCGGGCGTGGAGCGCGTCAACCCGAAGCTGGAGCTGGAGCGCACGCCCTTCTACGTCCCGCGCAAGGCGCAGCCGTTCCGTCCCGGTACCACGCCCCGCGCGGCCGTCAGCTCCTTCAGCTTCGGCGGCAACAACTTCCACGCGGTGCTCGAGGCCTACCGGCCCGGCGGTGAGCGCAGCAAGACCCCCGCGCGCCGCCGTCAGGAGGAGCCGCTGGCCATCATCGGCATGGGCGGCATGTTCCCTGGGGCCTCCGACATCGAGACCCTCTGGAAGAAGCTGCTCGAGGGCCACGACGCCACCCGCGAGGTCCCCAAGGATCGCTGGAAGGCCGAGCGCTACTCCCATCCGGACCGCAAGGACCGGACGTACACGAAGCTCGGCTGCTGGTTGGATCAGCTCCCCTCGCCGACGATGGAGATGCGGATTCCCCCCGCGGCCTGGGCCTCGTTGGATCCCTCGCACGTGGTGACGCTGCTCAGCGCGGAGCAGGCCCTGAAGGACGCGGGGTACGTGCCGGACAAGTGGAACCGGGATCGCGTGGCCCTGGCGCTCGGCTTCCTGCCGTACCAGGGCATCAAGTTCCTCGCGGACACGCGCGTGCGCTGGGCCGAGTTCGCCAGGGAGCTGCGCGAGACGCTGGAGAAGTCCGGGCTGCCGGAGAACCTGCGCCTGGCCATCCTCGACAACGCGGAGGAGCGCTACAAGGCGGGCCTGCCCCCCATCAGCGAGGACAGCCTCACCGGCTACCTGGGCAGCCTCAACGCCGGCCGCATCTCCTCGCTCTATGACTTCCATGGGCCGCACATGGTGATGGACTCGGCGTGCGCCAGCTCGCTCGCCGCGCTCCATGCCTCGTGGAAGATGCTGCAGCACCGCGAGGCGGACGTGGTGCTCACCGGCGGCGTGTGGGCCGACATGTCCCCCGAGTTCTTCATCGCGGGCTGCCGCTTCAACGCGCTGTCCGGCAAGGGCAGCCGGCCCTTCAACGCGAACGCGGACGGCTTCGTCCCCGGCGAGGGCGCGGGCATCCTGGTGCTCAAGCGGCTCTCCGACGCGGAGAAGGACAAGGACCGCATCCACGCCGTCATCCGCTCCATCGCGGGCTCCAGCGACGGCAAGGGCCGCTCCGTGCTGCCGCCCAGCGAGATGGGCGAGACGCTGGCCATGCGCCGCGCCCTGACCGCCGCCAACGTGCCCCCCGCGAGCGTGGACTACGTGGAGTGCCACGGCACCGGCACCGCGCTGGGCGACGTGGTGGAGACGAAGTCCACCCACAACGCCTACTATGTAGAGGGCCGCACCCGGCCCATCCTCATCGGCTCGGTGAAGTCGAACATCGGCCACCTCAACGCCGCGGCCGGCGCGGCGGGGATGATCAAGGTCACCCGCTCGATGCAGGAGGGACTCATCCCCCGCTCGCTCAAGAGCGAGCCGCGCAACCCGAAGATTCCCCAGGGTGTCGAGGTGGTGACGGACAACCGCCCGTGGCCCGCTCCCCCCAGCGGCTCCCCACGCCGCGCCGGAGTGAGCTCGTTCGGCGTCGGTGGCTCCAACTTCCACGCCATCCTGGAGGAGTACAAGGCGCCGCCCTCGCGACCGGAGAAGAAGGAGGGCGAGCCCGCGGACGGGGAGCCCAGGCTCGTCGCCGTGGCGGGCGCGGACGCGCGTGCATGCCTGGAGCAGTTGAACGCGCTGTGCGAGCAGCAGGGGCCGCTGGAGGACACGCGCCGCACGCCGGAGGGCCCGTGGCGCGTGGCCGTCACGGCGCGCACCCGCGAGGAGCTGCGCAAGAAGCGGGACTTCCTGCGCAAGGCGGTGGAGACGGGTGGAGACCTGGAGCCGCTCGGCCAGTCCGGCATCTTCGCGGCGGGCCCGGACTCGCCCCTGCGCGGCGCCAAGGTGGCCATCACCTTCCCCGGCCAGGGCGGCCAGTACGCCAACATGCTCCGCCCGCTCGCCCGCGCCTACCCGGTGGTGGCCCGCACGCTGGAGGAGGCGGACCGCGTCTACCTGCGTCTCACCGGACGCACGTTGACCGGGAGCTTCTACACGGAGGACGCGAAGAACTACCGGCAGAACGACGAGGACATCCACGCGGCCGTCTTCCTCGTCAACGTGGCGCTCTACCGCCTGCTGGTGTCCCACGGCATCCACGCGGACCTGCTCATCGGCCAGAGCGCGGGCGAGCTGGCGGCGCTGGTGGCCGCGGGCACCCTCACCCTCGAGGAGGGCCTGCGGGCCATCCACTCGCGCACCGTGGCCGTGCTGGAGATGCCCACCGAGGATCCCGGCCAGATGGCGGCGCTCGCGTGTGCCTCCGAACTGGTGCCGGAGCTCATCGCGGGCCTGCCCGGCTACGCCACCCTGGCGGCGGACAACGGGCCTCGCGCCTGCATCGTGTCCGCGGATCGCCGCGCCCTGCCCGTGCTGGTGGAACGTTGCACCGCCCGGGGCATCGAGTGCACCGTGCTCGCGGTCTCCCACGGCTACCACTCGGAGCTCATCGGCGCGGCCCGCCCGGCCTACCAGCGCGTGCTGGACGGGCTGTCGTTCCGCGCGCCGTCCGTGCGGCTCATCTCCACCATCGACGCGGCGGACTACGGCAGCCGCCCGCTTCGCGAGTACCCGGCATTCCTCACCAGTCAGTTCGTCGAGCCCGTACGGCTGCGGCAAGCCATCGGCGAGGCGCACCGTCAGGGCGCCCGCATCTTCATCGAGGCCGGTCCCAAGTGGTCCCTCACCCAATTCACCCGGGAGATCCTCAAGGGACAGCAGCATGGGGCCATCGCATCGATTCATCCCAAGGTAGGTGACATGGAACAGTTCAAGCGCGTGGTGGGATACTCATTCGTCAACGGCGTCGGTCAGCTCTCGGCGGATGCCGGGGCCGAGGTGGAGCAGATGCTGCTCCAGCTCCCCCTCGACGGAGTGCTCGAGCCAGCCACCGCCCTGAAGGTGGCCATCGCCCTGGGCAATGAGTTCGGCGTGGACGCCTCCGTGGCCCAGCCGGAGAACCTGCGGACGTTCGAGGCGATCATCGCGCTGGTGGAGCAGTTGCGCACCGGCCAGGCCGCGACCGGTACCGTCGCCGCCTCCGCCCCGAAGGAACCTCCCGCTCCGGCCGCCGCGGCCGCGCAGCCCGAGACCACGGTGCTGAAATCCATCGCGTTGGAGAGCGAGGTGCGGCGCGTGCTGATGGACACCGTGGTGGCCAAGACGGGCTACCCGGAGGACATGCTGGAGCTGGACCTCGACCTGGAGGCCGACCTCGGCATCGACACCGTCAAGCAGGTGGACATCTTCGCGCGCACCCGCGAGGCCTTCGGCGTGTCGCGTGACCCCAACCGCGCCCTGCGTGACTTCAACACCCTGCGCAAGGTCATCGACCACATCGTCGAGCGGGTGCTCTCCGCCAGCGGCGCCTCCGCCCCGGCCCCCGCCGCCGCGGCCCCCGCCCCGGCTCCGGCGGCCTGGACCGCTCCGCCGCCCGCCGCCGCGCAGGCCCCGGTGGTGCCCGCCGCCCCGGTGGCTCCTCCAGCGTCGAACCCGGCGGTGCCCACCGCCATCGCCGCCTCGCTGAACCTCGCCGCGCAGGTCCGCGAGGTCCTCATGCGCAACGTGGTGGAGAAGACGGGCTACCCGGAGGACATGCTGGAGCTGGACCTCGACCTGGAGGCCGACCTCGGCATCGACACCGTCAAGCAGGTGGACATCTTCGCGCGCACCCGCGAGGCCTTCGGCGTGTCGCGTGACCCCAACCGCGCCCTGCGCGAGTTCAACACCCTGCGCAAGGTCATCGATCACATCGTCGAGCGCGCGCAGAGCCTGGGCGCGGCTCCGTCCGCCACCGCCACCGCTGCCTCCGCGCTGGCCTCCGCCGTGGCCGCGGCCCCGCCCTCCGCCGAGGAGCCCGCGAAGCGCTCGGGCGGTGGAGGCCCGCGCTCCGTGCGCGACGCGCTGATGTCCATGGACCTGCGGCAGGCGGGCGTGAAGAACGAGGAGCTGCGCAAGCTGGGAGAGGCGATGTCCGCGCACCTGGGAGTCGCCGCGCCTGATACAGGGAAGGTCCGTTCGCTGGGCGAGCTCGTCCAGCACCTCATCAAGGATCGCTAG
- a CDS encoding ABC transporter substrate-binding protein has protein sequence MRALMLTGVLSVLATGCSFTTAAGLDQCETSADCGGDQVCTRGICLPQPTGCGTLHGSTDPNSIQMGALVPLHTSTDENASVDESDEQALNAVLLALEEVNQRGIGGRQIALHVCDTGSDVERTERQARWLVNEKKVVAVLTAGSSQTLAAKWVTVPNDVLTMSYSATSKELTSLSDTNGGPVGLVWRTSTSDAIQGTVIADLLSTDPRFGAPAKVGILYVDDPYGQGLNYIISDRLKNGPTWVANRGFLYPRHGDVKETLAQLDMYDPDVTVLMGFADDATAILEEASTRTNLKRENGHQWFFSDSVKDAALLADPEAAALAQDFYGTAPAQGTGQAFDIFSSRFIDKYKKDPAGYAYTSNAYDAMYLMALGAAYAQGTANAVTGAKMAEGLTRVSSGTSGTNTQLTNSNFTYLAEELAAGRSVNVDGASGPLDFDAAGEASSPVELWQVKDQSFVTISTIQPPQNHPTAAVKR, from the coding sequence ATGCGCGCGCTGATGCTGACGGGAGTGCTGTCCGTGCTGGCCACCGGGTGCAGCTTCACCACCGCGGCCGGGCTCGACCAGTGCGAGACGAGCGCGGACTGCGGCGGCGATCAGGTGTGCACGAGGGGCATCTGCCTGCCACAGCCCACCGGCTGCGGGACGCTCCACGGCTCCACCGACCCCAACTCCATCCAGATGGGGGCCCTCGTGCCCCTGCACACCAGCACGGATGAGAACGCGAGCGTGGACGAGTCCGATGAGCAGGCGCTCAACGCCGTGCTGCTCGCGTTGGAAGAGGTCAACCAGCGAGGCATCGGCGGCAGGCAGATCGCCCTGCACGTCTGCGACACCGGCAGCGACGTGGAGCGCACGGAGCGACAGGCCAGGTGGCTGGTGAACGAGAAGAAGGTGGTGGCGGTGCTGACGGCCGGCAGCAGCCAGACGCTCGCGGCGAAGTGGGTGACCGTGCCCAATGACGTACTCACCATGAGCTACAGCGCCACCTCGAAGGAGCTCACGTCGCTGTCGGACACCAACGGCGGCCCGGTGGGGCTCGTATGGCGAACCTCGACCTCCGACGCCATCCAGGGCACCGTCATCGCCGACCTGCTGAGCACCGATCCCCGTTTCGGCGCTCCGGCGAAGGTGGGCATCCTCTACGTGGACGACCCCTACGGGCAGGGCCTCAACTACATCATCTCCGATCGGCTGAAGAACGGCCCCACGTGGGTGGCCAACCGGGGCTTCCTCTATCCGAGGCACGGGGATGTGAAGGAGACGCTGGCTCAGCTCGACATGTATGACCCGGATGTCACCGTGCTGATGGGCTTCGCGGACGACGCGACGGCCATTCTCGAGGAGGCGTCCACCCGGACCAACCTCAAGCGGGAGAATGGCCACCAGTGGTTCTTCTCCGACAGTGTGAAGGACGCGGCCCTGCTGGCGGACCCGGAGGCGGCCGCCCTGGCGCAGGACTTCTACGGCACCGCTCCGGCGCAGGGCACCGGACAGGCCTTCGACATCTTCAGCTCGCGCTTCATCGACAAGTACAAGAAGGATCCAGCCGGGTACGCCTACACCTCCAACGCCTATGACGCCATGTACCTGATGGCCCTGGGCGCGGCCTATGCACAGGGCACGGCCAACGCCGTGACCGGGGCGAAGATGGCCGAGGGGTTGACCAGGGTGTCCAGTGGCACCAGCGGCACCAACACCCAGCTCACCAACTCCAACTTCACCTACCTGGCGGAGGAGCTCGCCGCGGGCCGGAGCGTCAACGTGGACGGCGCCAGCGGCCCGCTGGACTTCGATGCCGCTGGCGAAGCGTCCTCCCCCGTGGAGCTATGGCAGGTGAAGGACCAGAGCTTCGTGACCATCTCCACCATCCAACCGCCGCAGAACCATCCAACCGCCGCGGTGAAGCGCTGA